A single genomic interval of Cucumis sativus cultivar 9930 chromosome 5, Cucumber_9930_V3, whole genome shotgun sequence harbors:
- the LOC105435413 gene encoding phytosulfokine receptor 1-like, whose protein sequence is MGIAILFFFRFLCCCFFFYAQVFISIDAKCHPDDLKALKSFVNRLHTPVQGWDYGSSSDCCSWKGVTCSNPPALKFNDSNVFSRVVGLELPGERLRGNVSESLGDLVQLKTLNLSDNFFTNSFPSNLFSLQNLEVVDLSSNNFYGYAPLNITSPSITFLDISKNKLIGEVDPGFCHIPKQIQTLQLSSNRLHGKVLPGFGNCSFLEELSLASNFLSGDLPQDLFAMSKLKVLDLSDNAFSGELSFQLGNLSNLLYLDISFNQFSRLLPDVFFNLRTLEQFAASSNNFTGVLPVSLGNSPSITTLSLDNNSFSGSIDVINCSAMARLASLNLGSNHFIGQIGSLSSCSQLRVVNLGKNRLDGDFPESFKNLRSLSHFSISGNGICNLSAALTALQHCKNLTVLILTFNFHGEIMPTNLNLRFENTRLFVLANCRLTGSMPPWLSSSTKLQILDLSWNSLSGEIPSSIADLQYLFYLDLSNNSFSGSIPRRFTQFHSLVNLKNTFKGEIFEGFPCYSRKHRFTVRQYKQVLGFPPLVDLSYNELSGMIWPEFGNLKILHVLDLSNNKLRGEIPSSLSKLTNLEFLDLSSNNLTGTIPPSLENLSFLSMFNVSDNHLRGRIPCEGQFETFLNSGFVGNDELCGCQSVRCKEESRGEENWIGEDEEERWKCVIRVPMYVGGAVGFVSTVGVCFWCGMVFPRERKWGHKKYVHVYRYKIFVDF, encoded by the coding sequence ATGGGTATagcaattttgttcttttttcgcTTCCTTTGCTgttgcttcttcttttatgcTCAAGTCTTCATCTCCATTGATGCAAAATGTCACCCTGATGATTTGAAAGCCTTAAAAAGCTTTGTCAACCGCCTTCACACTCCAGTTCAAGGTTGGGATTATGGCTCTTCTTCTGACTGTTGCAGTTGGAAAGGAGTGACCTGCAGCAATCCACCAGCTTTGAAGTTCAATGATTCTAATGTCTTCTCTAGAGTTGTGGGTTTGGAACTTCCAGGTGAGAGATTAAGAGGAAATGTTTCAGAGTCTTTGGGAGATTTGGTTCAGCTCAAAACTCTCAACTTGTCAGACAACTTTTTCACAAATTCTTTTCCATCGAATCTCTTCTCCTTGCAGAATTTAGAGGTCGTTGACTTAAGTTCCAATAATTTCTATGGATATGCGCCATTGAATATCACCTCACCCTCCATTACATTTCTAGACATTTCTAAGAACAAACTCATCGGAGAAGTTGACCCTGGTTTCTGTCATATTCCAAAACAGATTCAAACACTTCAACTATCTTCCAACAGATTACATGGGAAAGTTTTGCCAGGTTTTGGAAATTGTTCGTTCTTGGAGGAACTCTCTCTAGCTTCCAATTTCCTCTCTGGGGATTTGCCTCAAGATCTGTTTGCCATGTCCAAGCTCAAAGTTCTTGACCTTAGTGATAATGCGTTTTCCGGGGAGTTGAGTTTTCAACTTGGGAACCTCTCAAATCTACTCTACTTGGATATTTCATTCAATCAGTTCTCGAGATTGCTTCCGGATGTCTTCTTCAACCTCCGAACGCTCGAGCAATTCGCAGCATCATCGAATAACTTCACAGGCGTTTTGCCAGTTTCATTAGGCAATTCACCAAGCATTACAACGCTAAGTCTTGACAATAATTCCTTCAGTGGTTCAATCGATGTTATCAACTGTTCAGCCATGGCTCGTTTGGCCTCTTTGAATCTTGGCTCTAATCATTTCATTGGCCAAATTGGGAGTCTATCATCTTGCAGCCAACTTCGGGTTGTAAATCTTGGCAAAAACAGACTCGATGGTGATTTCCCAGAAAGCTTCAAAAATCTCAGATCACTTTCCCATTTCTCAATTTCAGGAAATGGCATATGTAATCTCTCGGCAGCACTGACAGCTCTTCAACATTGCAAGAACTTGACTGTGTTGATTCTGACATTCAATTTCCATGGAGAGATTATGCCCACAAATTTAAACTTGAGATTTGAGAATACAAGACTGTTTGTATTAGCAAATTGTAGACTCACCGGTTCAATGCCGCCATGGCTGAGCAGTAGCACAAAGCTCCAGATTCTAGACCTGTCATGGAACTCTTTAAGTGGAGAAATTCCGTCTTCCATCGCTGACTTGCAATACCTCTTCTACTTGGATTTATCTAACAACTCGTTTTCTGGATCAATCCCCAGAAGGTTCACCCAATTTCATAGCCTCGTCAATCTCAAGAACACATTCAAAGGGGAGATATTCGAGGGATTCCCGTGTTACAGTAGAAAGCACCGATTCACAGTACGACAATACAAACAAGTTTTAGGGTTTCCGCCATTAGTGGATCTGAGTTACAACGAGTTAAGCGGAATGATTTGGCCGGAATTTGGGAATCTGAAAATTCTACATGTACTAGACCTGAGCAACAACAAATTAAGAGGAGAAATACCAAGCAGTCTATCAAAATTGAcgaatttggaatttttggaTCTATCCTCCAACAATTTAACAGGAACGATTCCACCTTCATTGGAGAATCTCAGTTTCCTTTCAATGTTCAATGTGTCTGATAATCATCTTCGGGGACGCATTCCATGCGAAGGACAGTTTGAAACGTTTCTGAATTCGGGGTTTGTGGGTAACGATGAGCTGTGTGGGTGCCAAAGTGTTCGTTGTAAGGAGGAATCCAGGGGTGAAGAGAATTGGATTGGTGAGGATGAGGAGGAAAGGTGGAAGTGTGTTATTAGAGTGCCAATGTATGTGGGAGGTGCGGTGGGATTCGTTTCGACGGTGGGCGTTTGCTTCTGGTGTGGCATGGTGTTCCCGAGGGAAAGGAAATGGGGGCATAAGAAGTACGTACACGTTtatagatataaaatatttgtagattTCTAG
- the LOC101213463 gene encoding uncharacterized protein LOC101213463 isoform X1, protein MAAESNTGFHRDETLSSALNRHAISFQSTATTSSSEMMTMGNYFGVNNASAIMFSGNSSVVNNNNNHPVISQATNSSGSLLLDTVPGLKHDAGLAVEWSVEEQIKLEEGLVMFADEPSILRYIKIAATLRDKTVRDVALRCRWMTRKRRKPEEHIGKKVNNRKDKLVEPSLKMNTPSAPGPSMGVYSHMMQHVNRKERMPSEVSEISSAAAHLLEQNAQAFSQITSNLSMYKLQDNIDLFCRTRNNIIAILNDMRDTPGIMSKMLPLPVSINEDLANRILPSTT, encoded by the exons ATGGCAGCAGAATCCAACACGGGGTTTCACCGCGACGAAACCTTAAGTTCGGCTTTGAATCGGCACGCAATATCTTTTCAGTCTACCGCAACCACTAGCAGCTCAGAGATGATGACAATGGGGAACTATTTTGGGGTCAACAACGCCTCGGCCATAATGTTTTCAGGGAATTCTAGCGTCgtcaacaataacaacaatcATCCTGTCATTAGCCAAGCTACCAATTCATCTGGTTCTCTGCTTCTTGATACGGTGCCAGGGCTCAAGCATGATGCTGGGTTGGCAGTCGAATGGTCTGTGGAAGAGCAAATCAAATTGGAGGAAGGTCTTGTCAT GTTTGCTGATGAACCAAGCATTTTGAGGTATATCAAGATTGCTGCCACGTTGCGTGATAAAACTGTCAGGGATGTTGCTTTAAGGTGTAGGTGGATGACT AGAAAACGAAGAAAGCCTGAAGAACACATTGGAAAGAAAGTGAACAATCGAAAG GATAAGCTGGTGGAGCCATCTTTAAAAATGAACACACCTTCAGCCCCTGGACCCAGCATGGGTGTATATTCACATATGATGCAGCATGTGAACAGAAAAGAACGTATGCCTTCTGAAG TCTCAGAGATTAGCAGTGCAGCTGCACATCTTTTGGAACAGAATGCTCAAGCTTTTAGTCAAATTACCTCCAACCTTTCCATGTACAAG TTGCAGGATAACATTGATCTTTTCTGCCGGACAAGGAATAATATTATTGCTATCCTAAATGA CATGAGGGACACTCCAGGCATAATGAGCAAAATGCTACCACTTCCTGTATCTATAAATGAAGATCTTGCAAATAGAATCTTACCTAGCACAACCTG A
- the LOC101213463 gene encoding uncharacterized protein LOC101213463 isoform X2, producing MAAESNTGFHRDETLSSALNRHAISFQSTATTSSSEMMTMGNYFGVNNASAIMFSGNSSVVNNNNNHPVISQATNSSGSLLLDTVPGLKHDAGLAVEWSVEEQIKLEEGLVMFADEPSILRYIKIAATLRDKTVRDVALRCRWMTRKRRKPEEHIGKKVNNRKDKLVEPSLKMNTPSAPGPSMGVYSHMMQHVNRKERMPSEEISSAAAHLLEQNAQAFSQITSNLSMYKLQDNIDLFCRTRNNIIAILNDMRDTPGIMSKMLPLPVSINEDLANRILPSTT from the exons ATGGCAGCAGAATCCAACACGGGGTTTCACCGCGACGAAACCTTAAGTTCGGCTTTGAATCGGCACGCAATATCTTTTCAGTCTACCGCAACCACTAGCAGCTCAGAGATGATGACAATGGGGAACTATTTTGGGGTCAACAACGCCTCGGCCATAATGTTTTCAGGGAATTCTAGCGTCgtcaacaataacaacaatcATCCTGTCATTAGCCAAGCTACCAATTCATCTGGTTCTCTGCTTCTTGATACGGTGCCAGGGCTCAAGCATGATGCTGGGTTGGCAGTCGAATGGTCTGTGGAAGAGCAAATCAAATTGGAGGAAGGTCTTGTCAT GTTTGCTGATGAACCAAGCATTTTGAGGTATATCAAGATTGCTGCCACGTTGCGTGATAAAACTGTCAGGGATGTTGCTTTAAGGTGTAGGTGGATGACT AGAAAACGAAGAAAGCCTGAAGAACACATTGGAAAGAAAGTGAACAATCGAAAG GATAAGCTGGTGGAGCCATCTTTAAAAATGAACACACCTTCAGCCCCTGGACCCAGCATGGGTGTATATTCACATATGATGCAGCATGTGAACAGAAAAGAACGTATGCCTTCTGAAG AGATTAGCAGTGCAGCTGCACATCTTTTGGAACAGAATGCTCAAGCTTTTAGTCAAATTACCTCCAACCTTTCCATGTACAAG TTGCAGGATAACATTGATCTTTTCTGCCGGACAAGGAATAATATTATTGCTATCCTAAATGA CATGAGGGACACTCCAGGCATAATGAGCAAAATGCTACCACTTCCTGTATCTATAAATGAAGATCTTGCAAATAGAATCTTACCTAGCACAACCTG A
- the LOC101213463 gene encoding uncharacterized protein LOC101213463 isoform X3: protein MAAESNTGFHRDETLSSALNRHAISFQSTATTSSSEMMTMGNYFGVNNASAIMFSGNSSVVNNNNNHPVISQATNSSGSLLLDTVPGLKHDAGLAVEWSVEEQIKLEEGLVMFADEPSILRYIKIAATLRDKTVRDVALRCRWMTRKRRKPEEHIGKKVNNRKDKLVEPSLKMNTPSAPGPSMGVYSHMMQHVNRKERMPSEEISSAAAHLLEQNAQAFSQITSNLSMYKDSKNFMNAKCQHCTPEGMHFSVTF from the exons ATGGCAGCAGAATCCAACACGGGGTTTCACCGCGACGAAACCTTAAGTTCGGCTTTGAATCGGCACGCAATATCTTTTCAGTCTACCGCAACCACTAGCAGCTCAGAGATGATGACAATGGGGAACTATTTTGGGGTCAACAACGCCTCGGCCATAATGTTTTCAGGGAATTCTAGCGTCgtcaacaataacaacaatcATCCTGTCATTAGCCAAGCTACCAATTCATCTGGTTCTCTGCTTCTTGATACGGTGCCAGGGCTCAAGCATGATGCTGGGTTGGCAGTCGAATGGTCTGTGGAAGAGCAAATCAAATTGGAGGAAGGTCTTGTCAT GTTTGCTGATGAACCAAGCATTTTGAGGTATATCAAGATTGCTGCCACGTTGCGTGATAAAACTGTCAGGGATGTTGCTTTAAGGTGTAGGTGGATGACT AGAAAACGAAGAAAGCCTGAAGAACACATTGGAAAGAAAGTGAACAATCGAAAG GATAAGCTGGTGGAGCCATCTTTAAAAATGAACACACCTTCAGCCCCTGGACCCAGCATGGGTGTATATTCACATATGATGCAGCATGTGAACAGAAAAGAACGTATGCCTTCTGAAG AGATTAGCAGTGCAGCTGCACATCTTTTGGAACAGAATGCTCAAGCTTTTAGTCAAATTACCTCCAACCTTTCCATGTACAAG gattccaaaaatttcatgaaTGCAAAATGTCAACACTGTACTCCTGAAGGAATGCACTTTTCTGTCACTTTCTGA
- the LOC101218879 gene encoding uncharacterized protein LOC101218879 — protein MAVDVHSSVSQEPISFPHALHDSPTNPDGLIHPLPTHSVSQPPFIHDSDNPKLTPKLSIPHSLHENQTKLSDIESPSSSSSSSSSSFDTEKSEDSISTHHNGHIPVRPHHQLEPNNGEVRVLEPHSQLPKPEAPPGISLSSADEPPHKRSQSLSENISVDMPSIGKFIRERSNSLSAAIFKRISSLKDEYKDDEDDNEKSQTGVTEINLSGLKVVVKLKSDEESDRELKGRISFFSRSNCRDCKAVRSFFNEKGLRFVEINVDVFPQREKELMKRTGSTLVPQIFFNDKLFGGLVALNSLRNSGEFDRRIKDMLSHKCPDDAPAPPVYGFDDPDEGSPDELLEIVKFLRQRLPIQDRLIKMKIVKNCFSGSEMVEALIHRLDCGRRKAVEIGKQMTQKLFIHHVFGENEFEDGNHFYRFLEHGPFISRCFNFRGSVNDNEPKPAAIVAQKLTKIMSAILESHASQDLQHLDYLTISNTEEFRRYINVIEDLHRVNLLELSHNEKLAFFLNLYNAMVIHGLIRFGRLEGVIDRKSFFSDFQYLVGGHPYSLIAIKNGILRGNRRPPYSFVKPFSSSDKRLELAYGEVNPLIHFGLCNGTKSSPRVRFYTPQGVEAELRCAAREFFQSGGVEVDLDKRTVYLTGIIKWFSVDFGHEKEILKWIMKFLDANKAGFLTHLLGDGGPVNIAYQNYNWTMNSS, from the exons ATGGCTGTTGACGTTCATTCCTCTGTTTCTCAAGAACCCATCTCTTTTCCTCATGCTCTTCATGATTCTCCTACAAACCCAGATGGACTCATCCATCCTCTTCCCACCCACTCTGTTTCTCAACCTCCATTCATCCATGATTCCGACAATCCCAAGCTCACCCCAAAGCTTTCCATTCCTCACTCTTTACATGAGAATCAAACCAAGCTCTCTGATATTGAGTCTccctcttcctcctcttcttcttcttcttcctccttcgATACAGAGAAATCAGAGGATTCTATTTCTACCCATCATAACGGTCATATTCCCGTTCGTCCCCACCACCAATTGGAACCCAATAATGGCGAAGTACGCGTATTGGAGCCTCATTCTCAACTTCCTAAACCCGAGGCCCCACCTGGGATTTCCCTTTCCTCTGCCGATGAACCACCGCACAAACGGTCCCAGAGTTTGTCTGAGAATATCTCTGTCGACATGCCCTCGATTGGGAAGTTTATACGTGAGAGAAGCAATAGCTTATCGGCCGCGATTTTCAAGCGGATTTCGTCGCTTAAAGATGAATACAAGGACGACGAGGACGACAACGAGAAGTCCCAAACCGGCGTAACCGAAATCAATCTCTCCGGTCTCAAAGTCGTGGTGAAATTGAAGAGCGATGAAGAGAGTGACAGAGAACTCAAGGGAAGAATCAGCTTCTTCTCCAGGTCGAATTGCAGGGATTGTAAAGCGGTTAGGAGTTTTTTCAACGAAAAGGGATTGAGGTTCGTTGAAATCAACGTCGATGTTTTTCCTCAAAGAGAGAAGGAGCTGATGAAGAGGACGGGAAGTACGTTAGTGCCGCAGATTTTCTTCAACGACAAGCTCTTTGGAGGTCTTGTAGCCTTAAACTCCCTAAGAAACAGCGGCGAATTCGACCGAAGAATCAAAGATATGCTTAGCCATAAATGTCCCGACGACGCACCGGCTCCGCCAGTGTACGGTTTCGACGACCCAGATGAAGGATCGCCGGACGAACTATTAGAGATCGTGAAATTCCTGAGACAGAGATTGCCGATTCAGGACCGTCTGATCAAGATGAAGATCGTCAAGAACTGCTTCTCCGGCAGCGAAATGGTGGAAGCGCTTATTCACCGCCTTGACTGCGGGCGTAGAAAG GCTGTTGAAATTGGAAAGCAGATGACCCAGAAGCTTTTTATTCATCATGTCTTTgg GGAAAATGAGTTTGAAGATGGGAATCACTTCTATAGATTCCTTGAGCATGGGCCATTTATATCTCGTTGCTTCAATTTTAGGGGCTCAGTTAATGACAATGAGCCCAAGCCCGCTGCCATTGTTGCGCAAAAGCTCACCAAGATCATGTCCGCCATTTTAGAATCTCATGCCTCTCAAGATCTCCAACATCTTGATTATCTCACCATTAGCAACACTGAAGAATTTCGAAg GTACATAAACGTAATAGAAGACCTTCACCGCGTGAACCTCTTGGAACTGTCacataatgaaaaattggcTTTTTTCCTAAACCTTTACAATGCTATGGTGATTCATGGGTTGATAAGATTTGGACGACTAGAGGGTGTAATTGACAGAAAATCCTTCTTCTCGGATTTCCAATACTTGGTCGGTGGACACCCATATTCACTTATAGCCATAAAGAATGGGATTCTCAGAGGCAATAGGAGGCCACCTTATTCCTTTGTTAAGCCCTTCAGCAGTTCGGACAAGCGATTGGAG CTTGCTTATGGGGAAGTGAATCCATTAATTCACTTTGGACTGTGCAATGGCACGAAGTCAAGCCCAAGAGTGAGATTCTATACTCCTCAAGGAGTCGAAGCAGAGCTAAGATGCGCCGCaagagaattcttccaaagTGGAGGAGTGGAGGTTGACTTGGACAAAAGAACTGTTTATCTCACTGGAATCATCAAGTG GTTCAGTGTGGACTTTGGGCATGAGAAAGAAATCCTGAAGTGGATAATGAAGTTCTTGGATGCCAACAAAGCAGGTTTTTTAACACACCTTTTGGGAGATGGAGGTCCAGTCAACATAGCTTACCAAAACTATAATTGGACCATGAATTCTTCTTAA